A window of the Sporosarcina sp. FSL K6-2383 genome harbors these coding sequences:
- a CDS encoding NAD-dependent epimerase/dehydratase family protein — translation MKVLVTGGAGFIGSHVVEELVNHHFEVVLVDNLVTGSLDNLLNTVKIYQFDINDQEIEYVFERERPDYVIHLAAQVSVTASMNNPFFDLQTNMVGTVKLISLAKKYNVKNFIFASSAAVYGEPAYLPIDENHRLHALSFYALSKYSAEKYIELYDAIYGGNSCILRFSNVYGPRQNADGEAGVVSIFIRKLVRGENVEMFGGYQTRDFIYVKDVAKACRLAIEGEHKGIYNICSGIETSIEGLLTQIFEETGVTKIPVYQPIRVGEIERSVLDNSKVSSSFDWFSHYSLQEGLHETVHYYSTVSSSKLSMK, via the coding sequence ATGAAAGTATTAGTGACGGGTGGAGCAGGATTTATCGGATCACATGTAGTTGAAGAATTAGTAAACCATCACTTTGAAGTTGTGTTAGTCGATAATTTAGTGACTGGATCTCTCGACAATCTATTAAATACTGTGAAAATATATCAGTTCGATATTAATGACCAAGAAATCGAGTATGTATTTGAAAGGGAAAGGCCGGACTATGTTATCCACTTAGCTGCGCAGGTCTCGGTTACAGCATCTATGAATAATCCTTTTTTTGATTTACAGACGAATATGGTTGGTACGGTTAAACTGATTTCTCTTGCGAAAAAATACAATGTGAAAAACTTTATATTTGCCTCTTCAGCAGCCGTCTACGGTGAGCCAGCTTATCTTCCAATTGATGAAAATCATCGTCTCCATGCGCTGTCCTTTTATGCACTTTCGAAATACTCAGCGGAGAAATATATTGAATTATATGATGCAATATATGGTGGGAATAGCTGTATTTTACGTTTTTCAAATGTTTATGGGCCGAGACAGAATGCCGATGGAGAAGCGGGTGTCGTCTCCATCTTCATTAGAAAATTAGTACGTGGGGAAAATGTTGAAATGTTTGGTGGCTACCAAACAAGAGATTTTATTTATGTGAAAGATGTTGCGAAAGCTTGTCGCCTAGCAATCGAGGGGGAGCATAAAGGAATTTATAATATTTGTTCAGGAATAGAAACGTCAATTGAAGGCCTGTTAACGCAGATTTTTGAGGAGACAGGGGTAACGAAAATACCAGTCTATCAACCAATAAGAGTCGGAGAGATTGAGAGAAGTGTGTTGGACAATAGCAAAGTGTCTAGTTCCTTTGACTGGTTTTCTCATTATTCTTTGCAGGAAGGTTTACATGAAACAGTTCATTATTATTCAACAGTCTCAAGTTCGAAGTTATCTATGAAGTGA
- a CDS encoding glycosyltransferase family 4 protein has protein sequence MKIVQVITRMDTIGGAQLHVRDLCIALMEKGHSVYVVTGGNVTLYKELDTIHCQSLIRNLNVVADIKAFVKVRHIIKNIQPDIIATHSSKAGVIGRLAGWSLRIPTIFTAHGWSFTEGVEAKKKKAYRIIERWMGRITGGVITVSEYDKQLAVKHKVLPQEKLLTIHNGVHETVRLRESRQPENRLTMVMVARFAPPKRQLELLKALTKLQQFEWEMLFAGEGPTLKEAQCFVDSEGLNDRVQFLGNRHDIAAILQKSDIFLLLSDWEGLPLSILEAMQCGLPIVASDVGGVHEAVKPSVNGYLIPPKDEVELVRTLTALLTSSTLRLQMGEQSRLLYKQHFTFEQMYDKTFAYYEKIIE, from the coding sequence ATGAAAATTGTTCAAGTCATTACCCGGATGGATACGATTGGTGGGGCCCAACTACATGTGAGGGATCTTTGTATTGCTTTAATGGAGAAGGGACATTCCGTTTATGTTGTGACAGGAGGGAATGTGACACTTTATAAAGAGCTCGACACCATTCATTGTCAATCGCTAATACGCAATCTTAACGTCGTTGCGGATATAAAAGCATTTGTAAAAGTACGTCACATAATAAAAAACATACAACCAGATATAATTGCCACACATTCATCGAAAGCAGGAGTGATTGGTAGGCTTGCTGGCTGGTCGCTTCGTATCCCGACAATTTTTACTGCACATGGATGGTCGTTTACAGAAGGAGTAGAAGCAAAAAAGAAAAAAGCATATCGAATCATTGAAAGATGGATGGGACGTATAACGGGCGGAGTCATCACGGTTTCGGAATACGATAAGCAATTGGCTGTTAAGCATAAAGTTTTGCCGCAGGAAAAGCTACTGACGATTCATAACGGAGTGCATGAAACAGTACGATTAAGAGAGAGTAGACAGCCAGAAAATCGGTTAACGATGGTGATGGTTGCCAGATTCGCACCACCAAAGCGACAGCTTGAATTGCTAAAAGCCTTAACCAAATTACAGCAGTTTGAGTGGGAGATGTTGTTTGCGGGTGAGGGCCCAACGCTAAAGGAAGCACAATGCTTTGTGGACAGTGAGGGACTGAATGATCGGGTCCAGTTTTTAGGTAATCGGCATGATATCGCAGCGATTTTACAGAAGTCTGACATTTTTCTGTTGCTTTCTGATTGGGAGGGGCTTCCCCTTAGCATCTTGGAAGCCATGCAATGCGGTTTACCAATTGTTGCTTCGGATGTTGGAGGTGTGCATGAAGCAGTGAAACCTTCAGTGAATGGTTATTTAATTCCTCCAAAAGATGAAGTTGAGTTAGTACGTACACTCACTGCATTACTCACGAGTTCAACACTTCGATTACAGATGGGAGAGCAAAGTAGATTGCTTTATAAGCAGCATTTCACATTTGAACAAATGTATGACAAGACATTTGCATACTATGAAAAGATAATCGAATGA
- a CDS encoding CpsB/CapC family capsule biosynthesis tyrosine phosphatase — MAAIVIDIHNHILPGIDDGPQTEEEAIELVKTAAAIGITHIIATPHHRNGKFNNNASNIQYLVNKLNQQLISQGVPVTILEGMEIQLYENLLSELTDSLLPLAGSKKYMLIELPKNQLPHFTAPIFFEMQLRGYIPIIAHPERNTIIRSDPSQLFELVNRGALVQVNASSITGANGGAQKKFALKLCKNHLVHFIASDAHHYKKRPFLLQSAFERLQRKMSPDFVDYVRQNARHVVNGTEFHSLPPIQPK, encoded by the coding sequence GTGGCAGCTATTGTAATTGATATACACAATCATATACTCCCAGGGATTGATGATGGTCCACAAACTGAAGAAGAAGCCATTGAATTAGTAAAAACTGCAGCTGCAATTGGAATTACGCATATTATTGCCACGCCACATCATCGGAATGGCAAATTCAATAATAACGCATCAAACATTCAGTACTTAGTAAATAAATTAAACCAGCAGCTAATCAGCCAAGGTGTCCCCGTGACAATTTTAGAAGGTATGGAAATTCAATTGTATGAAAATCTACTGAGTGAACTTACTGACAGCTTGCTACCACTTGCAGGGAGTAAAAAGTATATGCTCATCGAATTACCTAAAAATCAACTTCCACATTTTACAGCCCCTATTTTTTTTGAAATGCAACTTAGAGGATATATACCAATTATCGCGCATCCAGAAAGAAATACCATCATTAGAAGTGATCCAAGTCAACTGTTTGAATTAGTCAATCGAGGTGCTCTTGTACAAGTTAACGCGTCAAGCATTACAGGTGCGAACGGAGGCGCGCAGAAAAAATTCGCTTTGAAGTTATGTAAAAATCATTTAGTTCATTTTATTGCGTCTGATGCACATCATTATAAAAAAAGACCGTTCCTTTTACAATCTGCTTTTGAACGCCTTCAACGTAAGATGTCACCTGACTTTGTTGATTATGTGAGACAAAATGCACGACATGTAGTAAACGGTACTGAGTTTCACAGCTTACCTCCAATTCAACCGAAATAA
- a CDS encoding polysaccharide biosynthesis tyrosine autokinase, producing MNEQMNLKEIVGLIGQHWRKITSFLLLITLCGGFSSFAISPTYEAKIDLLINNPTNEEGSKVLETYEIDVNLRLIETYKYILKSDRMMTNVNAEFNKPYTNEELTEKIKIESTDESQIITIIAHEKSPEQAALLVNTYAAIFQKEIKALMQLENIKVLKDVSAGKDTKKVRPNHLFYFILSLVCGLLLCVIIIITREIYFTKMDNVPKTEKAMDMPNLGTIPFMDKRLLSQVHNDGPPGSLFAHINLPDCVIEEYRRLRGNVEYLLKGQDMKTIMITSSSTGDGKSTISGNLAMIMAMNGRKTIYIDADLRKSTGRTLFNLPKRKGLTSAISGHEAFDSIIQETEIDNLSFMSAGPLPLNPTKFLSSSQMKELLEHLARKYDLIIIDSPPLLVSDAVTLSSIVDGCLFVIDAKSTKEELAVKSVAQLRKVNAPLLGTVLNRTDPAKSDTYY from the coding sequence ATGAATGAGCAGATGAATCTGAAAGAAATCGTTGGACTAATAGGACAACATTGGAGAAAAATCACTTCTTTTTTGTTGTTAATTACATTATGCGGTGGTTTTAGTAGTTTTGCCATTTCACCAACATACGAGGCTAAAATTGATTTACTAATTAATAATCCGACGAATGAAGAGGGGAGTAAGGTATTAGAAACCTATGAAATTGATGTGAATTTACGCTTAATTGAAACCTATAAATATATTTTGAAAAGTGACCGCATGATGACGAACGTAAATGCCGAATTTAACAAGCCATATACAAATGAAGAGCTTACGGAGAAGATAAAAATTGAATCTACTGACGAATCTCAAATAATAACAATTATTGCCCATGAAAAATCACCAGAACAAGCAGCGCTACTTGTAAATACGTATGCCGCTATATTTCAGAAGGAAATTAAGGCACTGATGCAACTAGAAAATATCAAAGTGTTGAAAGATGTTTCGGCTGGAAAAGACACTAAGAAAGTTAGACCCAATCATTTATTTTATTTTATTCTATCGCTTGTCTGTGGTCTTCTCCTTTGCGTAATCATCATCATTACCCGGGAAATTTATTTCACTAAAATGGATAATGTACCGAAGACAGAGAAAGCAATGGACATGCCCAATTTAGGAACAATCCCATTTATGGATAAACGTCTATTGAGTCAGGTGCACAATGACGGCCCACCAGGAAGTCTATTTGCGCATATAAACTTACCTGACTGTGTAATTGAAGAGTATCGGAGGCTTAGAGGGAACGTAGAATATCTGTTAAAAGGACAAGATATGAAAACAATTATGATTACTAGCTCTTCTACTGGGGATGGAAAATCGACGATTAGTGGAAATCTAGCAATGATTATGGCCATGAATGGAAGAAAAACGATTTACATTGATGCAGATTTACGGAAATCTACGGGTAGAACCTTGTTTAATCTACCAAAAAGAAAAGGCCTTACTTCAGCCATTTCCGGGCATGAAGCATTCGATAGTATCATCCAAGAAACTGAAATAGACAATTTGTCTTTTATGAGCGCTGGTCCACTGCCGCTAAACCCGACAAAGTTTTTATCATCCAGCCAAATGAAAGAGTTACTTGAGCATCTAGCAAGAAAATATGATCTTATTATTATCGACTCACCGCCGTTACTCGTTTCTGATGCAGTCACACTGTCTTCTATTGTGGATGGTTGTCTATTCGTCATCGACGCAAAAAGTACGAAAGAAGAGCTAGCTGTGAAAAGTGTGGCGCAGCTGAGAAAAGTAAACGCACCTCTATTAGGAACAGTGTTGAATAGAACAGACCCCGCTAAAAGCGACACTTATTATTGA
- a CDS encoding sugar transferase, producing the protein MEQRLTFRTGITRRHPLWKRAFDIVGSLFILVCCLPLFFAIAIIMIVFSERPIFFSQTRTGMHNKKFRILKFRTMKVSMHNKNSHTYAWEEGVPDYFQFKTESNENVTTIGKFLRKYSLDELPQLLNVLVGHMSLVGPRPEIPAITDLYSHKQVQRLLVKPGITGFAQVNGRSDINHGKKIEYDLYYIQHRSLRLDLKIIVATIIAVIKAKGAY; encoded by the coding sequence ATGGAGCAGCGTTTGACGTTCCGTACAGGAATAACTCGGCGTCATCCGTTGTGGAAAAGAGCATTTGATATTGTAGGTAGTCTGTTCATACTTGTCTGTTGCCTACCATTGTTCTTTGCCATTGCAATCATTATGATTGTTTTTTCCGAAAGACCGATTTTCTTTAGTCAGACGAGGACAGGCATGCATAACAAGAAATTTCGTATATTGAAATTCCGTACGATGAAGGTATCTATGCACAATAAAAACAGCCATACGTATGCATGGGAGGAAGGAGTACCGGATTACTTTCAGTTTAAGACAGAAAGTAATGAAAATGTTACGACAATCGGCAAGTTTTTACGAAAATATAGTCTGGACGAGTTGCCCCAACTTTTGAATGTATTGGTAGGTCATATGAGTTTGGTTGGCCCTCGTCCTGAAATTCCGGCAATCACAGACTTATATAGTCATAAGCAAGTACAAAGATTACTTGTGAAACCTGGAATTACAGGTTTTGCGCAAGTTAATGGACGATCGGATATAAACCACGGCAAGAAAATTGAATATGATTTGTACTATATACAACATCGCAGTTTGCGACTCGATCTAAAAATAATCGTAGCAACCATTATAGCTGTTATCAAAGCAAAGGGGGCTTATTAA
- a CDS encoding ZIP family metal transporter, translating to MVQYFLELDAVYQALIATLFTWGMTAIGAALVFTTKTVNQKLMDGMLGFAGGVMIAASFWSLLGPAIEMAETGPFPSWFPAASGFLLGGLFLWGADKIIPHVHPTSPMKDAEGINPEKKRRSTLLVLAITLHNIPEGLAVGVAFGAVAAGFPSASLAAAIALAVGIGIQNLPEGTAVSMPLRRDGMSRRKAFMYGQSSGAVEPIAAVIGVLAVTLMAPILPFALSFAAGAMIFVVVEEVIPGSQENGNKDLASMCLMIGFTVMMILDVAFG from the coding sequence ATGGTACAATATTTTTTAGAGCTAGATGCAGTTTATCAAGCCCTAATAGCAACTTTATTCACCTGGGGGATGACGGCGATTGGAGCTGCGTTAGTATTTACGACGAAGACGGTCAACCAAAAACTGATGGATGGTATGCTAGGCTTCGCGGGCGGCGTGATGATTGCGGCGAGTTTTTGGTCCTTGCTAGGACCTGCGATTGAAATGGCGGAAACTGGACCATTTCCATCCTGGTTTCCAGCAGCTTCTGGTTTTTTGCTAGGTGGATTATTCCTGTGGGGTGCCGATAAAATCATCCCCCACGTGCATCCAACATCCCCGATGAAAGATGCGGAAGGTATAAACCCGGAAAAAAAGCGACGCAGTACACTTTTGGTACTTGCAATTACATTGCATAATATCCCGGAAGGTTTGGCAGTTGGTGTAGCATTTGGTGCGGTGGCTGCTGGGTTTCCATCGGCATCATTAGCAGCTGCCATTGCATTGGCGGTGGGGATTGGGATTCAAAACTTACCGGAAGGCACAGCAGTTTCTATGCCATTACGAAGAGATGGTATGTCGCGTAGAAAAGCTTTTATGTACGGTCAATCTTCGGGAGCTGTTGAACCTATTGCCGCCGTTATTGGGGTTCTCGCAGTTACATTGATGGCTCCAATTTTGCCATTTGCGCTAAGTTTTGCGGCAGGTGCAATGATTTTCGTTGTCGTGGAAGAGGTTATTCCCGGTTCACAGGAAAATGGCAATAAAGATCTGGCTTCCATGTGCTTAATGATTGGATTTACCGTCATGATGATATTGGATGTAGCATTTGGCTAA
- a CDS encoding heavy metal translocating P-type ATPase, whose amino-acid sequence MATAEKTLQINGMTCAACANRIEKGLSKIEGVEKANVNYAMERSTIVYDPEKTNVNEFKARVEKLGYSVIQDKVDFDITGMTCAACATKIEKRVSKMEGVSNASVNFALETIAVEYDSKQVATTDMMTVVKKMGYELLAKQDSKDKMDHKEQEIKKQQNKFIFSLILTIPLLWTMVAHFEFLSFIYLPSFLMNPWVQLALATPVQFIVGAQFYKGAFNSLRNKSANMDVLVALGTSAAYFYSLYLSIEWMNGGKVGSPELYFEASAVIITLIVLGKLFEVRAKGKTSQAIQKLLGLQAKTARVLRDGVEIELPIEEVIAGDTILVKPGEKIPVDGEIIEGRSAIDESMITGESLPVDKVIGDVVIGATINKNGSLQIKATKVGKDTALAQIVKVVEEAQGSKADIQRLADRISGVFVPVVVVIAVATFFIWFFMVTPGDFRSALIPTISILVIACPCALGLATPTSIMAGSGRAAEMGLLFKGGEHLENTRSIDTVVLDKTGTVTKGQPALTDITVTEGFTENEVLQLVATAENQSEHPLAQAIVLGVKEKGLSLLEVTDFEALPGYGIRATVTGREVLIGTRKLMNERNIAILDSNAAMEKMEGEGKTAMLIAVDQQLAGVVAVADTVKETSKEAIARMQALGLDVIMLTGDNQRTAEAIARQVGLTHVIAEVLPEQKSDEIKKLQDQGKKVAMVGDGINDAPALAMANIGMAVGTGTDIAIEAADITLMRGDLNSVADAIIMSRKTMRNIKQNLFFAFFYNTVGIPIAAIGLLAPWVAGAAMAFSSVSVVLNALRLQKVKL is encoded by the coding sequence ATGGCTACAGCAGAAAAAACATTGCAGATTAACGGTATGACGTGTGCAGCCTGCGCGAATCGCATTGAAAAGGGTTTGTCTAAAATAGAAGGCGTGGAAAAAGCCAATGTCAACTATGCAATGGAACGTTCGACAATTGTTTACGATCCTGAGAAGACAAATGTCAATGAATTTAAAGCTAGAGTTGAAAAACTCGGTTATAGTGTTATACAAGACAAAGTCGATTTTGATATTACAGGTATGACTTGTGCGGCATGTGCGACAAAAATCGAAAAACGCGTTTCTAAAATGGAAGGCGTTTCGAATGCGAGTGTGAACTTTGCACTTGAAACTATCGCAGTTGAATATGATAGTAAGCAAGTCGCAACGACGGACATGATGACAGTCGTTAAGAAAATGGGCTATGAATTATTGGCTAAGCAAGATAGCAAAGACAAAATGGATCATAAAGAACAGGAAATTAAAAAGCAGCAGAATAAGTTCATTTTTTCATTAATTTTAACGATTCCATTGCTATGGACGATGGTGGCGCATTTTGAGTTTTTATCCTTTATTTATTTACCGAGTTTCCTAATGAATCCGTGGGTGCAGTTGGCATTAGCGACACCGGTTCAATTCATCGTAGGTGCGCAGTTCTATAAAGGAGCATTTAATTCGCTACGTAATAAAAGTGCTAACATGGACGTCTTGGTTGCACTCGGTACGAGCGCAGCGTATTTCTACAGTTTGTACCTATCCATTGAATGGATGAATGGTGGAAAAGTTGGTAGCCCGGAGCTATATTTTGAAGCATCCGCTGTTATTATTACACTAATTGTCCTTGGGAAATTATTTGAAGTGCGTGCCAAAGGAAAAACGAGTCAGGCGATTCAAAAGCTATTGGGCTTACAAGCGAAAACAGCAAGAGTGTTGCGTGATGGCGTTGAAATCGAATTGCCGATTGAGGAAGTTATCGCAGGTGATACGATTCTTGTGAAGCCTGGTGAAAAAATTCCGGTGGATGGCGAAATTATTGAAGGACGTTCGGCTATCGATGAATCGATGATTACGGGTGAAAGTCTTCCGGTTGATAAAGTAATTGGCGATGTTGTTATTGGTGCAACGATCAATAAGAATGGTTCATTGCAAATCAAGGCAACAAAAGTTGGGAAAGATACAGCACTAGCCCAAATTGTAAAAGTAGTTGAGGAAGCGCAAGGATCGAAAGCGGACATCCAGCGTTTGGCAGATAGAATTTCAGGTGTTTTTGTACCGGTTGTTGTTGTGATTGCGGTGGCAACGTTCTTCATCTGGTTCTTTATGGTGACACCGGGCGATTTCCGTTCGGCTTTGATTCCAACGATTTCGATTTTGGTTATTGCTTGTCCATGTGCGCTAGGTTTGGCGACGCCGACTTCGATTATGGCAGGGTCAGGCAGAGCAGCTGAAATGGGACTGTTGTTTAAAGGCGGCGAGCACTTGGAAAACACACGCTCAATTGACACTGTCGTGTTGGATAAAACAGGAACAGTAACAAAAGGTCAACCAGCTTTGACAGACATTACAGTGACAGAAGGCTTTACGGAGAATGAAGTACTGCAATTAGTAGCAACAGCTGAAAATCAATCTGAGCATCCATTGGCGCAAGCGATTGTGTTGGGTGTGAAAGAAAAAGGCTTGTCATTGCTTGAAGTGACTGATTTTGAAGCATTACCGGGCTATGGTATTCGTGCCACTGTTACCGGCAGAGAAGTATTAATCGGTACAAGAAAATTGATGAATGAGCGTAACATTGCGATTTTAGATTCGAATGCTGCAATGGAAAAAATGGAGGGTGAAGGAAAAACAGCGATGTTGATTGCTGTGGATCAACAACTTGCAGGCGTCGTAGCAGTCGCAGATACTGTGAAGGAAACGTCGAAAGAAGCAATCGCGAGAATGCAGGCATTGGGGCTGGACGTCATTATGCTGACAGGTGATAACCAACGTACGGCGGAAGCAATTGCGCGTCAAGTTGGTCTGACACATGTTATTGCAGAAGTGTTACCTGAACAAAAAAGTGATGAAATTAAAAAGTTGCAAGACCAAGGTAAGAAAGTGGCAATGGTCGGCGATGGTATTAATGACGCGCCAGCACTCGCCATGGCGAACATCGGGATGGCTGTCGGAACAGGGACGGATATTGCGATTGAGGCGGCAGATATTACGCTAATGCGCGGTGATTTGAATAGCGTGGCGGATGCGATTATTATGAGTCGTAAAACGATGCGTAATATTAAGCAAAACCTATTCTTCGCATTTTTCTACAACACAGTGGGCATTCCAATCGCAGCGATTGGTTTGTTAGCTCCTTGGGTTGCAGGGGCTGCGATGGCGTTCAGTTCGGTGTCCGTTGTCTTGAATGCATTGCGTTTGCAGAAGGTTAAATTGTAA
- the copZ gene encoding copper chaperone CopZ codes for MKEILKVEGMSCNHCVNSIETSVGELTGVSAVKVDLSSKEVAVEFDGAATLAQIKETIEDQGYDLA; via the coding sequence ATGAAAGAAATTTTAAAAGTAGAAGGCATGTCATGTAATCATTGTGTCAATTCAATTGAAACAAGTGTTGGTGAATTGACAGGTGTTTCAGCAGTTAAAGTGGATCTTAGCAGCAAAGAAGTGGCTGTAGAATTTGACGGTGCAGCAACATTGGCTCAAATTAAAGAAACAATTGAAGACCAAGGCTACGACCTAGCGTAA
- a CDS encoding metal-sensitive transcriptional regulator — translation MEETTKKTVQPNKQQLLNRLKRVEGQVRGVHQMVENDRYCVDILHQISAIQSAMNKVSLALLEDHTHHCVVKAIKGQDGDAAIKELMDVMKTMTK, via the coding sequence ATGGAGGAAACAACTAAAAAAACAGTTCAACCAAATAAGCAACAGCTGCTCAATCGTTTAAAGCGTGTTGAAGGACAAGTACGAGGTGTTCATCAAATGGTGGAAAATGATCGTTATTGTGTCGATATTTTGCACCAGATTAGCGCGATTCAATCAGCGATGAACAAGGTTTCACTAGCATTATTAGAAGATCATACGCATCACTGTGTCGTTAAGGCTATTAAAGGGCAGGATGGTGACGCGGCGATTAAAGAATTAATGGATGTTATGAAAACAATGACGAAGTAA
- a CDS encoding zinc transporter family protein, which yields MILGGFLFISVSVGGIFAWIVSKLFQQTTQGLSLLCGGFLVGLLALDIIPSALQIYQTSGILLGALIGYLLFQLLHQLAYLTTAHAPSLYLLTIALLLHTIPLSMTLGNTLDNSSFGVSITASTILHHLPEGFALTTALLSQGKQLWGLLLVFITLSVCFTLFIWLGHSINLTNQAQSILLGISICLLAVTSLFEFIFQHRRALPLVSFSTYILMGYLLSTLFHILV from the coding sequence ATGATACTCGGTGGATTTCTTTTTATAAGCGTCAGTGTGGGAGGCATTTTTGCATGGATTGTCTCTAAATTATTCCAACAAACTACTCAAGGTCTATCCCTACTATGCGGTGGATTCCTAGTTGGCTTACTAGCCCTCGACATCATTCCATCTGCTTTACAAATATACCAAACTTCCGGCATCCTACTTGGCGCCTTGATTGGCTATCTATTATTTCAATTACTTCACCAGTTAGCCTACCTAACAACTGCTCACGCACCATCCCTCTACCTACTAACAATTGCCCTATTACTCCACACCATTCCGCTTAGTATGACGCTCGGCAATACATTAGATAATTCCTCTTTCGGCGTAAGCATTACCGCTTCAACCATTCTCCATCATCTCCCGGAAGGATTTGCTTTAACAACAGCACTCCTCTCGCAAGGCAAGCAATTATGGGGTCTGCTCCTTGTTTTCATTACCCTATCCGTGTGTTTCACTTTATTTATTTGGCTAGGGCATTCTATTAATTTAACAAACCAGGCACAAAGTATTTTGCTAGGCATTTCTATTTGCCTGCTGGCAGTAACCAGTCTATTTGAATTTATCTTTCAGCATCGCCGAGCTTTGCCGCTGGTTTCATTTTCAACCTATATCCTCATGGGGTATCTGTTAAGCACGTTATTTCATATTTTAGTGTAA
- a CDS encoding NAD(P)/FAD-dependent oxidoreductase: MNSEQLYDVTIIGGGPAGLYSAFYSGLREMKTKIIEFQPYLGGKVNVYPEKMIWDVGGLTPVPAAKLIEQLIQQGLTFKPELVVGEKVTSIHKDDNGHFVIQTSANQQHLSKTVILAVGGGILQPTKLEIEGAERFEVSNLHYTVKSLARFKGKTVLISGGGNTAVDWANELEPIAKKVYLTYRKDMLKGHEAEVSRLFSSSVDCLLNTSIERLIAADNHETIEKVELISTEDGQKIQLAVDEVIINHGYDRDKELTENSGLNIEMIDEYSVAGSSMSETSVPGLYAAGDILKHEGKLHLIAGAFQDAANAVNKAKQYITPEAYGHGMVSSHNDVFKEKNRELVKHLYAVKS; this comes from the coding sequence ATGAATTCAGAACAGCTCTATGATGTAACGATTATTGGCGGCGGCCCTGCTGGACTTTACTCTGCTTTTTATAGTGGACTGAGGGAAATGAAGACGAAGATTATTGAATTTCAGCCTTATTTGGGTGGAAAAGTGAATGTGTATCCTGAAAAAATGATTTGGGATGTAGGCGGGCTGACACCTGTTCCAGCTGCAAAATTGATTGAGCAATTGATTCAGCAAGGACTGACATTCAAACCTGAGCTTGTAGTAGGTGAAAAAGTGACATCAATTCATAAAGATGATAACGGACACTTTGTCATACAAACTTCTGCGAATCAACAACATCTATCCAAAACAGTCATTTTAGCTGTAGGCGGAGGGATCTTGCAGCCAACAAAGTTAGAGATTGAAGGCGCAGAGCGTTTTGAAGTATCCAATTTGCATTATACGGTAAAATCGCTAGCACGCTTTAAAGGAAAGACGGTATTGATTTCTGGAGGCGGTAATACGGCTGTTGATTGGGCAAATGAATTAGAGCCGATTGCCAAAAAAGTCTATTTGACGTATCGCAAAGATATGCTAAAAGGGCATGAAGCGGAAGTATCACGCTTATTTAGTAGTTCAGTGGACTGTTTATTGAACACTTCTATTGAGAGGCTAATTGCGGCAGATAATCATGAAACGATTGAAAAAGTGGAATTAATCAGTACTGAGGATGGTCAAAAGATTCAACTGGCAGTGGATGAAGTCATTATTAATCATGGCTATGATCGGGATAAAGAGCTGACAGAAAACAGCGGGTTGAATATCGAAATGATAGATGAGTATAGCGTTGCGGGGAGTTCAATGAGTGAAACGTCCGTACCTGGGCTCTATGCGGCAGGTGATATATTGAAACATGAAGGCAAGCTTCATTTGATTGCCGGAGCTTTTCAGGACGCGGCAAATGCTGTCAACAAAGCGAAGCAGTATATCACGCCAGAAGCGTATGGGCATGGCATGGTGTCCTCACATAATGATGTTTTTAAAGAAAAAAATCGTGAATTAGTGAAGCATTTGTATGCGGTGAAAAGTTAA